One genomic window of Sporosarcina ureae includes the following:
- a CDS encoding non-heme iron oxygenase ferredoxin subunit, giving the protein MNQLEEFIPVALVSEFDDEEMISVEVDDEDIMICQVDGQYYAINNICSHAHVELSDGELEGCFVTCPLHFSQFDVRTGQPQGPPAKDPVETYEVIVMDDQIFIKL; this is encoded by the coding sequence ATGAATCAACTAGAAGAGTTTATCCCTGTTGCTCTGGTTTCGGAATTTGACGATGAAGAAATGATTAGTGTGGAAGTTGATGACGAAGACATCATGATTTGTCAGGTAGATGGTCAATATTATGCGATTAATAATATTTGCAGTCATGCACATGTAGAATTATCTGATGGAGAGCTTGAAGGATGTTTTGTTACTTGTCCCCTTCATTTTTCTCAATTTGATGTCCGGACAGGGCAGCCGCAAGGTCCGCCTGCTAAAGATCCGGTAGAAACATATGAAGTCATAGTGATGGATGATCAGATATTTATCAAACTTTAA
- a CDS encoding TRAP transporter small permease, whose product MMKNKISFFEKTVTLLERFSMFFAAFILLTMMTVIIADTILRHFFNHPILGVLEVVEGFFMVAIVFFGISDSFRAGEHIRVDLLSKNFRGRFKNINEIILQLVVAFFFIVIGLKAYKQMTTALSLNQMTIGALSIPIAPAYLIVVIGSFLFVIRLMLTIFSLTFGRVKEG is encoded by the coding sequence ATGATGAAAAATAAAATTAGTTTTTTTGAGAAAACTGTAACACTTTTAGAAAGATTTTCAATGTTCTTTGCGGCTTTCATATTATTAACGATGATGACTGTCATTATTGCCGATACGATATTAAGACACTTCTTCAATCATCCGATTTTAGGTGTACTAGAAGTAGTTGAAGGGTTTTTTATGGTCGCTATTGTGTTTTTTGGGATTAGCGATTCATTTAGAGCGGGGGAACATATAAGGGTTGATTTATTAAGTAAAAACTTTAGAGGCAGGTTTAAAAATATAAATGAAATTATTCTTCAGTTAGTAGTCGCATTTTTCTTTATCGTTATCGGATTAAAAGCATATAAGCAAATGACAACCGCACTAAGTTTAAATCAAATGACTATAGGAGCCTTAAGTATACCAATTGCACCAGCATATTTAATTGTTGTGATTGGCTCATTTTTATTTGTCATTCGGTTAATGCTTACTATATTTAGTTTAACTTTTGGAAGAGTAAAGGAGGGGTGA
- a CDS encoding sulfatase-like hydrolase/transferase, translating into MTSEFHYGEYQPNILFLMVDQDRFPPVYETKAIQKWRRKNLVAQELLRKNGLSFLNHYAASTACSPSRTSLYTGHYPSLHGVTQTPGAAKGSFDADLFWLDPNTVPTMGDYFRAAGYKTFWKGKWHASEPDILIPGTKNSLPSYDQNTGVPNKRDERMYRKADRLHEYGFSEWIGPDPHGADPRNSASSAGTGTSGRDEVYAADTVKLIKQLDQDRTCDKKDTPWFIQCSFVNPHDIALYGLFSAISPNFNFEVDPTLPYIPPAPTVHESLQSKPSVQESYRVTYPKGLQPIHDNNFYRQLYYSLQKEVDQELLNVLTALQQSSFLDNTIIVFTSDHGEQLGAHGGLYQKWYTMYEESIHVPLIIHSPKLFDKAETTDMLTSHVDILPTLLGLVGIDAAAIQRKLSRDHTEAQPLVGRNLTPLFYGRDYFFRANEPLYFMTEDNVFKGLHQTNPITGRAYEQVVQPSSIEAVIASFQTGCNKEHEIWKFARYFDNPQFWSEPGVSDTTLVEEDGCWVEVVKTEPVCDQFEIYNLAEDPLETKNLADPIHASEELEGVRCRLEQLLVDQRCEKRL; encoded by the coding sequence ATGACGAGCGAATTCCATTACGGCGAGTACCAACCGAACATTCTGTTTTTAATGGTGGACCAGGATCGGTTTCCGCCTGTGTATGAAACGAAGGCGATACAAAAGTGGAGAAGAAAGAATTTAGTAGCGCAAGAATTATTACGAAAAAATGGACTTTCCTTTTTGAATCATTATGCAGCGAGTACGGCTTGCTCTCCTAGCCGGACGTCATTATATACAGGGCACTATCCTTCGTTACATGGGGTTACGCAAACGCCGGGTGCGGCAAAAGGTTCTTTCGACGCGGATTTATTCTGGCTGGATCCGAATACTGTTCCCACCATGGGGGACTATTTCCGAGCTGCTGGCTACAAAACGTTTTGGAAAGGGAAATGGCATGCGTCGGAACCTGATATTCTCATTCCAGGAACAAAAAATTCATTGCCCAGTTATGATCAAAATACAGGAGTGCCTAATAAACGGGATGAAAGGATGTATCGAAAAGCAGACCGTCTGCATGAATACGGTTTTTCTGAGTGGATTGGCCCAGATCCCCATGGTGCGGATCCGAGAAATTCCGCTTCATCTGCAGGTACCGGAACGAGTGGACGCGATGAAGTGTATGCAGCGGATACCGTGAAACTGATTAAACAATTAGATCAAGATAGAACGTGTGATAAGAAGGATACGCCTTGGTTTATTCAATGTTCATTCGTCAATCCACATGACATCGCATTGTATGGCCTGTTTTCTGCGATTTCTCCCAACTTTAATTTTGAAGTGGATCCCACACTTCCTTACATCCCACCCGCCCCAACTGTTCACGAATCGCTGCAGTCGAAACCGTCTGTACAGGAAAGTTATCGGGTCACATATCCAAAAGGGCTTCAGCCGATACATGATAATAATTTTTACCGCCAGCTTTATTACAGTCTACAAAAAGAAGTGGATCAGGAACTCCTCAATGTCCTAACCGCTCTTCAGCAGTCTAGTTTTTTGGACAATACGATCATCGTGTTTACTTCGGACCATGGTGAGCAACTAGGTGCACATGGCGGTCTGTATCAGAAATGGTATACGATGTACGAAGAATCCATTCATGTTCCTCTTATCATCCATAGCCCAAAACTTTTCGATAAAGCAGAGACTACAGACATGCTAACGAGTCATGTGGATATTCTACCTACTCTTTTAGGATTAGTCGGAATTGATGCCGCGGCTATACAACGGAAACTATCCCGCGACCACACAGAAGCACAGCCTCTCGTCGGAAGGAATCTAACCCCACTCTTTTATGGCCGTGACTATTTCTTCAGAGCAAATGAACCGCTGTATTTCATGACAGAAGATAATGTCTTCAAAGGACTTCACCAAACCAATCCGATTACCGGGCGTGCTTACGAACAAGTCGTCCAACCAAGCTCTATTGAAGCGGTCATTGCCTCATTTCAAACAGGCTGCAACAAGGAGCATGAAATTTGGAAATTTGCCCGATACTTCGACAACCCTCAATTTTGGTCGGAACCCGGAGTTAGTGATACCACACTGGTTGAGGAAGATGGGTGCTGGGTGGAGGTCGTCAAAACAGAGCCGGTTTGTGATCAATTTGAAATCTACAACCTGGCCGAAGATCCGCTAGAGACGAAGAACTTGGCTGATCCTATACATGCTTCGGAGGAATTGGAAGGGGTTCGTTGCAGATTGGAACAGTTGTTGGTGGATCAACGTTGTGAGAAACGGTTGTAG
- a CDS encoding DUF2179 domain-containing protein, translating into MLRTQATFLGAVESLIYIGTMVEEKLAIGYTAIQVNIPTLNQPLIDKLREEGYGVTVFEGTGRDSIRYKLEILTKRNQEEGLYEMISEYQPNAFIITYEPRKFKGGYLLKAMKRRKKMSKKDLAIFPD; encoded by the coding sequence ATGCTTAGAACACAAGCTACATTCCTTGGCGCTGTGGAATCATTAATCTATATCGGAACCATGGTGGAAGAAAAGCTCGCTATTGGCTATACAGCCATTCAAGTAAATATTCCTACATTAAACCAACCCCTCATCGACAAACTTCGGGAAGAAGGTTATGGCGTAACTGTATTCGAAGGCACCGGACGGGACAGTATCAGGTACAAACTTGAAATCTTGACGAAGCGAAATCAAGAAGAAGGATTATATGAAATGATTAGTGAATATCAGCCAAACGCATTTATTATCACCTATGAACCTAGAAAGTTTAAAGGCGGCTATTTGCTAAAAGCCATGAAGAGAAGGAAGAAAATGTCTAAAAAAGATCTTGCAATATTTCCAGATTAA
- the dctP gene encoding TRAP transporter substrate-binding protein DctP: MMKRILINILIAVSVISIVSACGNTDEEKSSDNQDVIKLRFADYMPKNHFSSVNAQQVWIDRVEELTEGKVEIEYYPGEQLGKASDSLDLVNTGAADIVNVPQAYVSGKMPLSSVASLPGLVDNIRQGSLASFELINSDPVLNHDFLKNNVVPIFGYTTSTYEFWSVKKPISQIEDLKGMKVRSQGGSANLQIEALGATPVTISTAEQYEALERGTIDSTLSATASITSYKLDEVLNYATLGAGGGTTLVFYLMDKEKWDSIPEDLQKKMQQATDEVLEEFITVSIENDEEIITGLSEEGIVEFIEIDKEEFAHVNEEVQEKWIQENESISSQETLDLFKEFLNKY; this comes from the coding sequence ATGATGAAAAGAATATTAATTAACATATTAATTGCTGTATCAGTCATATCAATTGTATCTGCTTGTGGGAATACCGATGAGGAAAAAAGTTCTGATAATCAAGATGTTATTAAACTAAGATTCGCTGACTATATGCCAAAGAATCATTTTTCATCTGTCAATGCGCAACAAGTGTGGATAGATAGAGTAGAAGAACTAACGGAAGGCAAAGTGGAAATTGAGTATTATCCCGGTGAACAATTAGGGAAAGCGAGTGACTCACTGGATTTGGTAAATACAGGAGCAGCGGATATTGTTAATGTTCCGCAAGCTTATGTTTCGGGGAAAATGCCACTGTCTAGTGTAGCTTCGCTACCTGGTTTAGTAGATAATATTAGGCAAGGAAGCTTAGCATCTTTTGAACTGATAAATAGTGACCCAGTATTAAATCATGACTTTCTGAAAAATAATGTTGTGCCTATTTTTGGATATACGACGAGCACTTATGAGTTCTGGAGTGTGAAAAAGCCAATCAGTCAAATTGAAGATTTAAAAGGTATGAAAGTTAGATCTCAAGGCGGTTCAGCAAATCTTCAAATAGAAGCATTAGGGGCAACGCCAGTTACAATTTCAACAGCTGAGCAATATGAAGCATTGGAAAGAGGGACAATTGATTCGACTTTATCGGCTACAGCAAGTATCACCTCCTATAAGCTTGATGAAGTCCTAAACTATGCGACATTAGGTGCAGGCGGAGGAACAACTTTAGTTTTTTATTTAATGGATAAAGAGAAGTGGGACTCGATTCCTGAAGACTTGCAGAAGAAAATGCAACAAGCAACAGATGAAGTTTTGGAGGAATTTATAACTGTTTCGATAGAAAATGATGAAGAAATAATAACAGGGTTATCAGAAGAAGGGATTGTAGAGTTCATAGAAATCGACAAAGAAGAATTTGCACATGTTAACGAAGAAGTTCAGGAAAAATGGATTCAAGAAAATGAATCTATATCTTCACAAGAAACGTTAGATCTGTTTAAAGAGTTTTTAAATAAATATTAA
- a CDS encoding YqhV family protein, producing MVAIIERALLFIIILRAISGSIELTAAALMFKFNDLEKAFYINSLLALVGPFILIVTTGIALHGLTEKVSLVRMVCLFSGIFLILFSLKSK from the coding sequence GTGGTGGCGATAATAGAAAGAGCGTTACTTTTCATTATCATCTTACGAGCTATTTCAGGAAGTATAGAACTTACAGCTGCCGCATTGATGTTTAAATTCAATGATTTGGAAAAGGCGTTTTATATTAACTCTTTACTGGCATTAGTAGGTCCATTTATATTAATCGTGACGACAGGAATCGCTTTGCATGGTCTTACTGAAAAAGTATCTTTAGTACGAATGGTTTGTCTCTTCTCAGGAATTTTCCTCATTCTTTTTAGTTTAAAGTCCAAGTAA
- a CDS encoding TRAP transporter large permease — MEIVGLFLLILFMLLGMPVAFALLTAGAIGLFLIDIDSGFSVLTTTPYRAVANFTLSTIPLFILMAEFLSRSGFAKDLYDSSNKWVGHFPGGLGISSILTCALMGTMSGSTTATAAAMSRIAIPEMDRHGYNRIMSTGIIAFGGTIAGLIPPSIGLIIYGIQTETSIGKLLIAGIIPGVLLTLLLSLGIYLRAKTNPAWAPVGFSFSWKEKIYSLKYLWAVIIILLVVIGSIYSGFATATESAALGAGASALLGFLTKRLSLKDFYESLISTIRTTTMIFSIIIGAMVFGYYLTITGMALSFITFLTTMDVPNIGILILVLFVYLILGFFMDAIAILLLTLPLTFPVIIELGYDPIWFGILVIMMVEIGLVTPPLGVNAFVVSSISKEPINNVFRGSVYMVLIALITLTIIVIFPNLVTWLPSTIKGI; from the coding sequence ATGGAGATTGTTGGTCTTTTTCTTTTAATTCTTTTCATGTTGCTAGGCATGCCAGTCGCATTTGCACTTTTAACAGCTGGTGCGATTGGTTTGTTTCTTATAGACATTGACTCAGGATTTAGTGTATTAACAACTACCCCATACAGAGCCGTTGCTAACTTTACATTGAGTACAATTCCGCTATTCATTTTAATGGCTGAATTTTTATCAAGATCAGGATTTGCAAAAGATTTATATGACTCTTCCAACAAATGGGTAGGACATTTTCCGGGCGGACTCGGAATCAGTTCGATTTTAACTTGTGCATTGATGGGGACAATGTCAGGATCTACTACGGCAACTGCGGCTGCAATGTCTCGAATCGCAATACCTGAAATGGACAGACATGGATACAACCGTATTATGTCGACAGGTATCATAGCGTTTGGTGGTACGATTGCGGGATTAATTCCACCAAGTATTGGACTGATTATCTATGGTATTCAAACGGAAACTTCTATTGGAAAGTTGTTAATTGCCGGGATTATTCCAGGGGTTTTGCTAACACTATTGCTTTCTCTAGGTATATATCTTAGAGCGAAAACAAATCCAGCGTGGGCCCCGGTAGGTTTCTCATTTAGCTGGAAGGAAAAAATATATTCGTTAAAATATTTATGGGCAGTTATTATAATACTGCTCGTTGTGATTGGCTCAATCTATAGTGGATTTGCGACGGCTACAGAATCTGCCGCACTCGGTGCAGGTGCCTCCGCACTTTTAGGTTTTTTAACAAAAAGGCTAAGCTTGAAGGATTTTTATGAAAGTTTAATTAGCACAATAAGAACGACTACAATGATATTCTCGATTATAATAGGAGCTATGGTTTTTGGTTATTATTTAACAATTACAGGCATGGCTCTAAGTTTTATCACCTTCTTAACAACAATGGATGTTCCGAATATTGGAATATTAATACTCGTTTTATTTGTCTATTTAATATTGGGATTCTTTATGGATGCAATTGCAATTCTATTATTGACATTACCGCTAACTTTTCCAGTAATAATAGAATTAGGCTATGATCCAATCTGGTTTGGGATTTTAGTCATTATGATGGTTGAAATTGGCCTAGTTACACCACCTTTGGGAGTGAATGCTTTTGTTGTAAGCTCCATCTCGAAAGAACCAATTAATAATGTATTTAGAGGTTCTGTTTATATGGTATTAATAGCGCTAATTACTTTAACAATAATCGTTATATTCCCTAATTTAGTGACTTGGCTTCCATCTACGATAAAAGGTATATAA
- a CDS encoding BCCT family transporter, with product MQNNSKKDNVIFKVSISIITVFIIFAFFFNKALGNFASSALGLAVDYFGWFYLISAFLVIALLAWLCISPYGSIRLGKDTDRPTYKNMTWFAMLFTAGMAIGLVFFGLAEPIYHYVNPPYGEGNTAESATVAMKYSFLHWSLHPWAMYAIFGLALAYFQYRKNRPALISSTVIDLYKGKNERAFKYTVEIFCIVATVFGVAASYGVGTLQIGAGLEHVFNIPNTMTTQFIVIAVISLIYITAAVSGIEKGIKLVSNLNIALAAFLLLFVFFFGPTLQIIQVFVSSIGAYMSDFVSMSLGIQPFKDNKWLGEYTVFYLAWWVSWAPAVGIFVARISRGRTIRGFIAGVLLAPSLLGMIWFSVFGGTGLHFLHDLGYQALADQVFANNALSMFAFLEYFPLTTFMSIITILLIALFFITNAEAVTFVLAMISQNGELHPSRKVKATWGIYMAIVTGLLLLTGDLSTIQTLAIITSFPLTILMLFMCYALIKELSKEEIPTRMTGNIPSLVEQKEDKTLSVSIEPQQIPVTQNITTDK from the coding sequence ATGCAAAATAACAGTAAAAAAGACAATGTAATTTTTAAAGTTTCCATTTCAATCATTACAGTTTTTATCATTTTTGCTTTTTTCTTTAACAAAGCTCTTGGTAACTTCGCTTCGTCTGCTTTAGGTTTAGCTGTAGATTATTTCGGTTGGTTTTACTTGATTTCCGCTTTTCTGGTTATTGCGTTACTGGCATGGCTATGTATCTCTCCTTATGGCAGTATTCGCCTCGGAAAAGATACTGATCGTCCGACCTATAAAAACATGACGTGGTTTGCTATGCTATTTACTGCAGGAATGGCAATTGGTTTAGTATTTTTTGGACTGGCCGAACCGATCTACCACTATGTAAATCCTCCTTACGGTGAAGGTAATACAGCAGAGTCTGCGACAGTCGCCATGAAATACAGTTTTCTCCATTGGAGTCTACATCCATGGGCTATGTATGCTATTTTCGGCCTAGCATTAGCTTATTTCCAATATAGAAAAAACAGACCAGCATTGATCAGTTCAACTGTTATCGACCTTTACAAAGGTAAAAATGAAAGGGCTTTCAAATACACCGTAGAAATTTTCTGTATAGTTGCAACTGTATTTGGAGTTGCTGCATCTTATGGAGTCGGTACTTTGCAAATCGGAGCGGGCTTGGAACACGTGTTTAACATCCCCAATACCATGACAACTCAGTTTATCGTTATCGCCGTCATTTCGCTGATCTATATCACCGCTGCCGTCTCGGGGATTGAAAAAGGAATTAAGTTAGTGTCCAATCTTAATATTGCATTGGCCGCTTTCCTATTACTTTTCGTCTTCTTCTTTGGACCAACACTTCAGATTATACAAGTGTTCGTCAGCTCAATTGGCGCATATATGAGTGACTTCGTTTCTATGAGTTTAGGAATCCAACCATTCAAAGATAATAAATGGCTTGGTGAATACACGGTGTTCTATTTAGCATGGTGGGTTTCTTGGGCTCCTGCGGTCGGTATCTTTGTCGCACGTATTTCCCGTGGTCGGACGATCCGCGGTTTCATTGCCGGGGTTCTGCTTGCTCCGTCACTATTGGGCATGATCTGGTTCTCAGTTTTCGGTGGAACAGGCTTGCATTTCCTACATGACCTTGGCTATCAGGCATTAGCCGATCAAGTATTTGCAAATAATGCACTCAGTATGTTCGCCTTTTTGGAATACTTTCCATTAACTACGTTTATGAGTATTATCACTATTCTTTTGATTGCTCTATTCTTCATCACAAATGCCGAAGCAGTTACATTTGTACTAGCAATGATCAGTCAAAACGGAGAGCTACACCCTAGCAGAAAAGTAAAAGCGACTTGGGGCATCTACATGGCAATCGTTACAGGTCTTCTTTTATTAACAGGTGATTTGTCTACAATACAGACTTTGGCGATTATTACATCATTCCCGCTGACCATTTTAATGCTGTTTATGTGCTATGCGCTTATAAAAGAGTTATCAAAGGAAGAAATTCCAACTCGAATGACAGGAAACATTCCTTCTTTAGTAGAACAAAAAGAAGATAAAACATTAAGCGTTTCGATAGAACCACAGCAAATTCCTGTCACTCAAAATATCACAACTGATAAATAA
- a CDS encoding helix-turn-helix domain-containing protein — protein sequence MENNQSILSETILMLSSLAKKPYYKENWNNFYSDVKPILGEDLFSDVYTSFQDIENLKQREHNLSFTSSTLELIQQINLEISSLKKLEEVLNISAKRLKDVSKAHIIFLFLVDEKKPHNYIIKAVAGASAQNYIGYRLDIRNSVFEKTIDDKEIYIIDKFNESPIELDVFSKYIAENEGIQSSIYSPILLNDRCTGVLVLSRKVPYRSTKAHIKMLSQYCQHLAIVMENSRLYTKELQISNLNQQVLYATLDEGYANTVQRLEKIINSPILLVDENGNTIYKTDSTNPYPTYQYILKFQMEITQLILSMSFDRLQRKSQRLRNGKVLTIFPIVLKNKNVGFLIIPRVFDDRDDLDILAIEQFKNVIALKINQEKSITEMELSLKRDYLYELLLGLESEENLCRKGRFLAFNFEEPHKILVLRLNKQSHEMTDLVIEKIRNRMDIASVEFNMIHNNKLVVISREEDAEKLSGKLLELHDSLYPDYPVTIGISNIVITPNDYVNGYWEAKKACEFGLHFDTTQKEIHFDDLGIVGMLLQADHVERISRFKEKYLNKLIQYDLESNTDLINTLKVYLENESVIQSSAKVLFVHYNTLRNRIKRIEEILELDLNDAQTKLNLRIALIIHKLVSN from the coding sequence ATGGAGAATAATCAATCTATCTTAAGTGAAACTATTTTAATGCTTTCATCTCTAGCGAAAAAACCTTACTATAAAGAAAATTGGAATAATTTCTATTCGGATGTAAAACCAATTTTAGGAGAAGATCTTTTTTCGGATGTATACACAAGTTTTCAGGATATTGAAAACCTAAAACAAAGAGAACACAATTTAAGCTTTACATCAAGTACTTTAGAACTGATCCAGCAAATAAACCTTGAAATTTCTTCGTTAAAAAAGCTCGAGGAAGTATTAAATATAAGTGCAAAAAGATTAAAAGATGTCTCAAAAGCTCATATTATTTTTTTATTCTTAGTTGATGAAAAAAAGCCTCATAATTATATTATTAAAGCTGTGGCAGGCGCGTCTGCCCAAAATTATATAGGTTATAGATTAGACATTCGTAACTCTGTATTTGAAAAAACAATAGATGATAAAGAAATTTATATTATTGATAAATTCAATGAATCCCCAATAGAATTAGACGTATTCTCAAAGTATATAGCTGAAAATGAAGGAATACAATCTAGCATATACTCCCCAATTCTATTAAATGATCGATGCACTGGAGTGTTAGTTTTATCACGTAAAGTCCCTTATCGTTCAACTAAAGCGCATATTAAAATGTTATCTCAGTATTGCCAACATTTGGCAATTGTTATGGAAAACTCAAGGTTATATACAAAAGAATTACAAATTTCAAATTTGAATCAACAGGTCTTATATGCCACTTTGGATGAAGGCTATGCTAACACGGTGCAACGATTAGAAAAGATTATTAATTCTCCAATATTATTAGTTGATGAAAATGGGAATACGATCTATAAGACAGACAGCACTAACCCTTATCCTACATATCAATATATCCTGAAATTCCAAATGGAAATCACTCAACTAATTTTATCCATGTCGTTTGATAGATTACAAAGAAAATCTCAGAGATTACGAAATGGTAAGGTTTTAACAATCTTTCCAATAGTATTAAAGAATAAAAATGTCGGCTTTTTAATTATCCCTAGAGTTTTTGATGATCGGGATGATTTAGACATATTAGCAATTGAACAATTTAAAAATGTTATTGCGCTTAAAATAAACCAGGAAAAGTCTATCACAGAAATGGAACTTAGTTTAAAGAGAGACTATCTTTATGAACTGTTATTGGGACTGGAGTCTGAGGAGAATTTATGTAGAAAAGGGAGGTTCTTGGCGTTTAATTTTGAAGAGCCTCATAAAATTCTTGTACTTAGACTGAACAAACAATCACACGAGATGACAGATTTAGTTATAGAAAAAATAAGAAATAGGATGGACATTGCTTCCGTAGAATTTAATATGATTCACAATAATAAGTTGGTCGTAATATCACGCGAAGAAGATGCAGAAAAATTGTCGGGAAAATTATTGGAATTGCATGATTCCTTATATCCTGATTATCCAGTAACGATTGGGATTAGTAACATTGTAATTACACCTAATGATTACGTGAACGGTTACTGGGAAGCTAAAAAAGCTTGTGAATTTGGTTTACATTTTGATACTACCCAAAAGGAAATACATTTCGATGATTTAGGCATCGTTGGCATGCTACTTCAAGCAGACCACGTAGAAAGAATTAGTAGATTTAAGGAGAAATATTTAAATAAATTGATTCAGTATGATTTAGAAAGCAATACCGATTTGATAAATACGTTGAAAGTATATTTAGAAAATGAATCGGTTATCCAATCATCTGCTAAAGTTTTATTTGTACACTACAATACATTAAGAAATAGAATTAAGCGGATTGAAGAAATTCTTGAATTAGACTTAAATGATGCTCAAACGAAACTGAATTTGAGGATAGCTTTAATTATACATAAGTTAGTCAGTAACTAA
- a CDS encoding NAD(P)/FAD-dependent oxidoreductase: protein MSTNNRIVILGAGIAGVNAAKTLLDHDYEGKVVLLDMEEKLPYDRPPLSKEYLTGAKDHKGILLHPEEFYQDSRIEMKLGKAVAELQPDKKTVILEDGEKISFDKLLITTGSKLRRLQPLDDQKFDNVFYLKTQKDANRLQDQLSSINHLAIIGAGFIGLEVAASMLAIGKRVTVFEAAKTPLSRVLGEDMGNYIASKHREKGIEIFTDDYITQFMGDSAIHAVETKEGRKIDCDAVLVGIGVSTDGLLVQDKLDFNDGIIVNEFCETSVPDIFAAGDCARWTYPVSGEAIRIEHWDHAMNQGATAAVNMLQPGSKPFTTIPYFWSDQHDLAIQYLGHPTQWDETVMRGTIETDQFTMFYLLNQRVVGALIVNQPANVLPVRRLISQAVFISADQLGDEKVKLKSIIKQATTII from the coding sequence TTGAGTACAAATAATCGCATCGTTATTCTCGGCGCAGGCATTGCTGGTGTGAATGCAGCTAAAACATTACTAGATCATGACTATGAGGGAAAAGTAGTTCTACTAGATATGGAGGAAAAACTTCCATATGATCGGCCCCCATTGTCAAAAGAATATCTAACGGGTGCCAAAGATCATAAAGGTATCTTGCTACATCCCGAAGAATTCTATCAAGATAGTCGAATAGAAATGAAATTAGGTAAAGCTGTAGCAGAATTGCAACCTGATAAAAAAACAGTAATTCTTGAAGATGGAGAAAAAATCAGTTTTGATAAATTACTGATTACGACAGGTTCTAAACTGAGACGCTTGCAACCATTAGATGATCAAAAGTTTGATAACGTCTTTTATCTGAAGACACAGAAGGATGCAAATCGACTGCAAGATCAATTATCTTCTATTAATCATTTGGCTATTATCGGTGCGGGTTTTATAGGGCTGGAGGTAGCAGCATCGATGCTGGCAATAGGGAAAAGAGTAACCGTATTTGAAGCTGCAAAAACGCCTTTATCTAGGGTGCTCGGTGAAGATATGGGCAATTATATCGCTTCAAAACATCGAGAAAAGGGGATTGAAATTTTCACGGATGATTATATTACACAATTTATGGGGGATTCAGCTATACATGCTGTAGAGACAAAAGAGGGTAGAAAAATAGATTGTGACGCTGTGTTGGTAGGAATAGGAGTTTCAACTGATGGTTTGCTAGTACAGGATAAACTCGATTTTAATGACGGAATCATCGTAAATGAGTTTTGTGAGACATCTGTTCCGGATATTTTTGCGGCAGGGGATTGCGCTAGATGGACTTATCCAGTCAGTGGGGAAGCCATCCGGATCGAACACTGGGATCACGCCATGAATCAGGGAGCTACCGCTGCGGTGAATATGCTGCAGCCAGGTTCAAAGCCCTTTACAACGATTCCTTATTTCTGGTCTGATCAGCATGATCTGGCCATCCAATATCTAGGGCACCCGACTCAATGGGATGAAACCGTTATGAGAGGGACGATAGAAACAGACCAATTTACGATGTTCTATTTATTGAATCAACGAGTGGTGGGCGCGTTGATTGTGAATCAGCCGGCGAACGTTTTACCTGTACGTCGTTTAATCAGCCAGGCTGTATTTATTAGCGCTGATCAACTGGGCGATGAGAAAGTTAAATTAAAAAGTATTATAAAGCAAGCTACCACAATTATATAA